CATAGAAAGGAATGTATGTATGAATAATGCGTCCCAATTAACACAAACAAAAGGTTGGAAACGGTTTTGGTTTGTTCTGATTTTAGGTTCATTAACGGCGTTTGGTCCATTATCGATTGATATGTACTTACCTGCTTTTCCTACAGTCACAAATGACTTACAAACAACTCCCTCGCTCGTCCAATTGAGTTTAACGTTTTGTTTACTTGGACTTGCTGCTGGACAATTAATAATCGGGCCTTTAAGTGATATTCGCGGTCGACGTCAACCATTAATGATTGCAATGATTTTTTATGCTATCGCTTCTTTCTTTAGCGCCATTACAGCGAACATTTGGCTCTTTATCACATTACGGTTCGTTCAAGGCTTCACCGGTGCAGCTGGTATCGTTATTGCCCGAGCTATCGCGAGAGATTTATATACAGGAAAAGAACTAACGAAGTTTTTTGCGTTATTAATGTTAATTAACGGAGCCGCTCCTATTTTAGCTCCTATTATTGGCGGTTTCATTATATCTTACACTACTTGGAAAATGGTATTTATGATGTTAAGTATTTTTGGCATCTCTATGTTTTTTGGCGTAACATTTGGTGTACCAGAATCATTGCCACAAGAAAATCGCTCTTCTGGTGGGCTTATCACTACGTTACAAGCATTTAAAGAACTATTAAAAGACCGGGTATTTATCGGCTATGCGCTCACACAAGCATTTATTATGACAAGCATGTTTGCGTATATCTCCGGATCCCCTTTTGTTATCCAAAATATATACGGAGCATCAGCCCAAATTTTCAGTATTCTATTTGCTATTAATGGAGTTGGGATTATTGTTGCCACCCAATTAACCGGAAAATTAGTGGATCGCTATTCTGAATTAACGTTATTTTTCAGCGGTTTAATCGTTGCGGTAGCCGGAAGTGTACTATTAATTATTTCTGTTTTCTTCCAGTTATCTTTACTATATCTTTCTATTGCACTGTTTATTATCGTTTCTAGTGTTGGAATAGTATCGACTACTACTTTTTCGTTAGCGATGCAAAAACAAACGAAAAATGTCGGAAGTGCAGCTGCATTATTAGGATTATTTCCTTTTATCGGAGGGGCAATTGTAGCGCCGCTAGTAGGAATTGCTGGCGACGACACCGCTGTTCCGATGGCAATCATTATTTTTCTATTAAACGTAGGTAGTATCCTACTTTACTTTTTCCTTATTAAGAAAAAATAACACCCCTTCACGGAATGAAATTTCCATGAAGGGATGTATTATTATTTTAATCCTTCTTCTACTTCTTTCGCCATTTCAGCTGTTGAAACAAGTCCTCCACCTGATAAGTACCAGTAGTTTGCATCTAAATAAACAACATTATCATTTTTATATGCATTGGTTGTTTTCACAATATCATTTTCTACTACTCGTTTTGCGGATGATTCGCCACCTACAACAGCACCGCGGTCAATCACAAATAAATAATCTGGATTTTTTTCTGCAATGTATTCAAATGAAATACTTTGACCGTGTCGTGATTCTTCAATATTCTCATCTACTGGTTTGATGCCAAATTCGTTATGAATAATACCAAAACGAGAATTTGGACCATATGCGCTTACTGTTCCATCATTCGCTAGCACGATTAATGCTTTTTCATCTAATTTACTAGCTTTTTCATTTAACTTTTTCACGGAATCTTCTACTTTC
The genomic region above belongs to Massilibacterium senegalense and contains:
- a CDS encoding multidrug effflux MFS transporter encodes the protein MNNASQLTQTKGWKRFWFVLILGSLTAFGPLSIDMYLPAFPTVTNDLQTTPSLVQLSLTFCLLGLAAGQLIIGPLSDIRGRRQPLMIAMIFYAIASFFSAITANIWLFITLRFVQGFTGAAGIVIARAIARDLYTGKELTKFFALLMLINGAAPILAPIIGGFIISYTTWKMVFMMLSIFGISMFFGVTFGVPESLPQENRSSGGLITTLQAFKELLKDRVFIGYALTQAFIMTSMFAYISGSPFVIQNIYGASAQIFSILFAINGVGIIVATQLTGKLVDRYSELTLFFSGLIVAVAGSVLLIISVFFQLSLLYLSIALFIIVSSVGIVSTTTFSLAMQKQTKNVGSAAALLGLFPFIGGAIVAPLVGIAGDDTAVPMAIIIFLLNVGSILLYFFLIKKK